A window of Brachyhypopomus gauderio isolate BG-103 unplaced genomic scaffold, BGAUD_0.2 sc130, whole genome shotgun sequence contains these coding sequences:
- the LOC143499016 gene encoding putative nuclear hormone receptor HR38 has protein sequence MPCVEMQYGALPYENNYFSPNLLNSGLSTKQGMDSSDQKEQPSPPLLPSINTLVGSHTNVLDTFSCQFTTSVSASQSTSIPGDVHGSVTEDLTIHGQQSPFKLDDVQVYGCYPGTFALSYLDETVSSCGSDYYGSPLSAATSPSTPGLQTQSASAWDSTFSPFSPGPSCWVSDISTLPQQPSFFTFTTPLGQLVPMGDNQLQLSEEDAFGQLTQLQHASPLHFQALELDHGGLRSPVLKEEIADLHSSPKTRSPNEGQCAVCGDNASCQHYGVRTCEGCKGFFKRTVQKNAKYVCLANKECPVDKRRRNRCQFCRFQKCLAVGMVKEVVRTDSLKGRRGRLPSKPKNVLDSAPPVNITASLVKAHIDSNPAIGKLDYSKYQEDAANISEKEDANDIKQFYDLLTGTMEVIQKWAEAIPGFSAFCHEDQELLLESAFVELFILRLAYRSNPEEEKLIFCNGVVLHRLQCVRGFGDWIDSIRDFSQSLHRMSLDVTSFSCLSALVIITDRHGLKEPKHVEELQNRLIVCLRDHVTSSSTDHSRPTPNLSRLLGKLPELRTLCTQGLQRIFYLKLEDLVPPPPIVEKIFMDTLPF, from the exons ATGCCTTGTGTTGAGATGCAATATGGAGCTCTGCCTTATGAAAACAACTACTTCAGCCCCAATTTACTCAATTCAGGACTATCTACAAAACAGGGCATGGATTCCAGTGACCAGAAGGAGCAGCCATCTCCACCTTTGCTGCCTAGCATCAACACTCTAGTGGGGAGCCATACTAATGTGCTTGATACCTTCTCTTGCCAGTTCACTACATCAGTCTCTGCTTCCCAGAGCACAAGCATACCTGGTGATGTCCACGGTTCTGTAACGGAAGACTTGACCATACATGGCCAGCAGTCTCCCTTTAAACTGGATGATGTGCAGGTGTACGGCTGCTACCCAGGTACCTTTGCTCTCAGCTACCTGGATGAAACAGTGTCCTCCTGCGGATCTGATTACTATGGAAGTCCCCTTTCTGCTGCtacctcaccctccaccccaggcTTGCAAACCCAGTCTGCTTCAGCCTGGGATAGTACCTTCAGCCCCTTCTCTCCTGGCCCTAGTTGTTGGGTGTCAGACATAAGCACACTACCCCAGCAGCCCTCATTCTTCACGTTCACTACCCCATTGGGGCAGCTGGTGCCGATGGGGGATAACCAGCTGCAGCTCAGCGAGGAGGATGCGTTTGGCCAGCTAACCCAGCTTCAGCATGCATCTCCGTTACACTTCCAGGCCTTGGAGCTTGACCATGGGGGCTTGAGAAGTCCTGTGCTAAAAGAGGAGATAGCTGACTTACACTCATCTCCAAAAACACGGAGTCCCAATGAGGGACAGTGTGCTGTCTGTGGCGACAATGCATCCTGTCAGCACTATGGTGTGCGAACCTGTGAAGGCTGCAAAGGGTTTTTCAAG CGTACTGTTCAGAAGAATGCTAAATATGTATGCCTCGCCAATAAAGAATGCCCGGTTGACAAGCGACGCCGGAACCGTTGCCAGTTTTGTCGTTTTCAAAAGTGCCTTGCAGTTGGAATGGTAAAAGAAG TGGTTCGGACAGACAGTCTTAAAGGTCGAAGAGGACGTCTGCCTTCAAAGCCTAAGAATGTTCTGGACAGTGCTCCACCTGTGAATATTACTGCTTCTCTTGTTAAAGCTCATATTGATTCCAATCCTGCCATAGGAAAACTGGACTACTCAAAA TATCAGGAAGATGCGGCTAATATATCTGAGAAAGAGGATGCCAATGACATCAAACAGTTCTATGATCTTCTCACTGGGACCATGGAGGTGATACAGAAATGGGCTGAGGCTATCCCAGGATTTAGTGCTTTCTGCCATGAGGACCAGGAGCTCCTACTGGAGTCTGCCTTTGTGGAGCTTTTCATTCTGAGATTAGCTTACAG ATCAAATCCTGAGGAGGAGAAACTGATATTCTGCAATGGTGTGGTACTGCACCGCTTGCAGTGCGTTCGAGGCTTTGGTGACTGGATAGATTCAATCAGGGACTTCTCCCAGAGCCTCCATCGCATGAGCTTGGATGTTACATCCTTCTCTTGCTTGTCTGCCCTGGTCATTATCACAG ACCGCCATGGACTTAAGGAACCAAAACACGTAGAAGAACTCCAAAATCGTTTAATCGTGTGCCTGAGAGATCATGTCACCAGCAGCAGCACAGACCACAGCAGACCTACACCAAACCTGTCTCGTTTGCTAGGCAAACTTCCAGAACTGAGGACTTTGTGCACACAGGGACTACAGCGTATCTTTTACCTGAAGTTGGAAGACCTGGTGCCTCCACCCCCTATTGTAGAGAAAATTTTCATGGATACTCTTCCCTTCTGA